A window of the Lactuca sativa cultivar Salinas chromosome 5, Lsat_Salinas_v11, whole genome shotgun sequence genome harbors these coding sequences:
- the LOC111891715 gene encoding calcium-binding protein CAST, producing the protein METPTKRPLLKTISSNSFRLRSPSLNSVRLRRIFDLYDTNHDSFITIDEISRALTLLGLDADKSDLDSMIKSYIHPGNAGLTYNDFVSLHSSINDLLFGLEDLQKPAATKEEQEESDLKEAFKVFDENGDGFISAKELQMVLGKLGFTEATEMERVKMMISSVDLNHDGKVDFSEFRDMMRVLDQ; encoded by the coding sequence ATGGAAACACCTACTAAACGACCTCTTCTCAAAACCATCTCCAGCAACTCCTTCCGCCTCCGTTCCCCCAGTCTCAATTCCGTACGCCTCCGCCGTATCTTCGATCTATACGACACCAATCACGACTCCTTCATCACCATCGACGAGATCAGTCGCGCCTTGACGCTCCTCGGCCTCGACGCCGACAAGTCCGATTTAGATTCCATGATCAAATCATACATCCATCCTGGCAACGCCGGCCTCACATACAACGACTTCGTGAGCTTGCACAGCTCCATAAACGACTTGTTGTTCGGCCTGGAGGATTTACAAAAACCGGCGGCCACCAAGGAGGAGCAAGAGGAGTCGGATCTAAAGGAGGCTTTTAAGGTATTTGACGAAAATGGAGATGGATTTATATCAGCGAAGGAATTACAGATGGTGCTTGGGAAGCTAGGGTTTACGGAGGCTACTGAGATGGAGAGAGTGAAGATGATGATCTCGTCGGTTGACCTCAACCACGATGGCAAAGTTGACTTTTCCGAGTTTAGGGACATGATGAGGGTCCTTGATCAATAG